In the Callospermophilus lateralis isolate mCalLat2 chromosome 7, mCalLat2.hap1, whole genome shotgun sequence genome, CCAGGGTCTCAGGCCCCCTCCTGCCGGCCAGGCCCTGCCTCATCCCCGCTGGGAGGTCTGGGGCTCGCCAGCCTCGCCTGCCCCCGCTCCCAGGCCGGGCGCTGTGTCAGCAGATCAGGCTCCCCGCGGGGATTAGCACCAGGCGCCCGCCTGCGCCAGGGGCCGCCCCGGAGGGTGAGCTAGGGGCTCTTCTGCGGCCGCCCCATGGGGACCCCAGGGCCGGGCCTGGCTTAGTGCCTGAAACTTCAGTGATGACCCATGTCCTCCATGCCCACGCGGCCCCAGACGCCCAGCACGAAGCTCTCGATGTCACATTCGTTGGCGCCTCGCACGATACGAAAGTGGCCCCTCTCACCCCAGGACGGGCCCCATGAGTTGGCCGCGGTCTGGGAATAAGAAGCGCggtgaggaggggaggggagagggcgaAGAGGGAGCAGGGGAGAGGCAGCAGTCGGGCGCGGGACTCACCCAGTATTTGAGCGTCCTTCCGTCGGGCAGCCGCTCCTCTCCCCACCTGGCAGAGcgggaggggcaagggagctgatTGACCCGCTCTCGGGGGCGGGAACCCTTTTTGCTTTGTGAGCAACACTCTTAGGACTTGGGGActctctgtccctctctgccTCCCCTCAGCCCCGCCCCCCATCTGTGAGTCTGTGTGCCCAAGCTCAGCTGGGGGAGACACCAAGGGTATAGGGGAAGGGGGAGACAAAAGAAGAGAAGGTGGACCTGGTCCTCCAGGGCCCCACGTGGTGGGACCTCACACATCTGCCTCTCCTCCCTTGCAGCCAAAGAGGGGTACCTACCAGGGACTGGAGGAAAAGACCTGGAGGGTGTGGGCACCTTAGAGACCCCAGACTCCCTGCAAGCACACTCCTTTAGTGGACCTTTCATTGAGGACTGAAACCAGTGATCCCACCGTCTCCTGTGGTTTCAGAGGGGGAAACTGAGGTCTGGGGGAGTGACCTGCCCCGATTCCTGTGCCTGCCAGAGCTGGGACAGGTGCTGAGGTGGGAGAAGCTGAGCAACTCTTGAAACCTTGTCTGTCGTTTTGTCCCCAGGGCTGTTTTATCACTGTCTAAGGAAGGAATGGTTTCTAGAGCTCTTAAAAGCTCCCACTCTCCCTGTGACTCAGAGCAAGCGCCTCCTCTTCCTGAGCCTCGTTTTCCTCCTTTTGAAGCACAGGAAGCAGTCCTGACCTGGTAGAGGTCACAGGGACTCAAAGCAGGTCCCCAGTGCAAGCCCTGCTGTCCCCAGTCTCCCTCTGCCCACGAGTCTCTCACCCCGTGATCTTGACCGAGTGGGTCCCGTGTCGGCGATACTGCTCGGGTCTGCTCAGGCTCACGGGCGTGTGGCTGTAGATGCCACCCTGGTACAGGAAGAAGTCCTCGTGAACCTCCATGAGCGCTGTGGGCAGAGATCAAGGGAGGTCCCACTTAGTCCTCCAGCGTAGGACCTGCTGCTGTTCCATGTGCCCAGACACCGGGACCTCGCCCTGCAAGACTCCATCCGGGGCCTGCCTGTGAGGAGGGGACAAGCCTCACGCCTGGCCTCACTGCACTTGCTGCTCAGTGCCGTAGAGACCTCCTGGGCCACCGTACCTAGCCTCCAGCAGACACCAGCTTCCAGAGCCGGGGCAGAGAACACTCACCTTGGACGGGGCCATTCTCCATCAGTTCCTTCATGATCTCCTGCTCCTGGAGGGAGGAGATTGGGCAGGAGAGGCCCCATCAAGAGTGAGGCTCTGGCCCCTGGTCACCCCCAGCTCTTCTGCCTCTgccccctcacccgtgtgcagacTTACATTGGAGCCCAGGCGGTAGGCAGGAGTGACCTGGTAGATGTCATTGGCATGGACATGGCTATTGGGGCAGCGGGCAGTGGCCTGGCGCTTACCCCGACCCATGGCCCGGCTGTGCATCATGCAGGGGGGCGCAGGGCCAGCCTCATCCCGCTCACGACCCGAGAAGGGATAGCAGTGGTCAGACACAACCCTGGGGGGACAGCAGAAGGGAACAGGGTCAGTGATGTGGTGCGCATGGCCCAGGCCCTGCCCACAGGTGCCTTGCCCACTCCCCCGCCAGCCCCTTGCTGCATACCCTCGACGTCGAAGGAACCACCAGGCACCGTCAAGACGCCCACCGTGGCAGCCTTGCTGGTGGTGGGTGTCACAGGACAGCAGGTTCTGGGGCGACAAGACTGGTGTCATGTGTCCCAGAGAATGGATTGAGACCCGATCAGATGCCACAGCTGGGGAAGCAGAGGGGCCGTCAGGGCCAGGCCCTGGCTCGCCTTCCCCCCGGGCTAGCCCTGCCCTCAGACTCACCTGCCGTGGAGAAGGCCCAGGAGCCTGCGCAGTTGCCCTGGTCCAGCGGCTCATGGATCAGATTGGGCCACTTCTCGGAGGCCTCGAAGGCCGTGGGCAGCACCTCCCCTGGGTTTAGCACCGTCTGCAAGGCAAAGGTGGCCCTGTCTGCCGCCTGCCCCAGAGTGGCCTGTCCCTCAGGAGAATCCGGGGCCTCCCTTCCGCAGTTGGAGCCAGGGCCTCCTGTGGCATGAGACTCCAGCTGCCTCCACCTCCAAGGTGAGTGGAAGACCCAGGCGCCATTAGCGCCTCTCTGCCGCTTTACAGGTGAGGCGCTGAGGCCGGACCGGGGAAGTGGCCCCACGGGGATCGTCCACTTTCCATTGCCAACCCCTGCCCTTTCCTTCTGCCCCTTCTGATCTACCACACCCTCCTTCCTGCAGGGCCTTGGCCTCCAAGccccagagggcaggggagggaagaagcAGCCGCGTCCCGTGACCAGGCAGGCGGCCAAGACAAACAGCACCAGGCAGAAAATAACCAGAGGCCCGGAGAAGTAAGGCAGGGTAGGGGCTGGTCACCCCAGCCTTGGGCCAAGGTCTCTCTGCAGGAAGGGCCAGCCTCTGTGTCTCCCCTGCCTGCCGCTGATGGAAAGACCCTCCGGGTGTGCTCCAGCCCAGTCCTGCTGCACGAAGCTCCCCCTCCTCATCCTGTGACCGCCCGGGGCCTGGTTCCCATCTCTTCCTCCCCCAGAGGGTCCCACTGGTGGGAGGGAGAAACCCCCTCCTCCCTAGGGATTCTGCTGAGTCCGCATTTGTTCCAAGAATTGCTGCTCTCTGGCCAGAGCTGGAAGAGCGTCAGTCCTTCCTTTCCTAAAATACCAAGGTGACCTCCTGGCCCTGGGGCCCTGGCCCAGCTCTGTTGGATCCAACAACATTTTTCCCAGGCTGAGGAGGCAGGAGGGACCAAGCTGGGACCACACAGCTCAGCTCTGAGCCCAGCACCTCTCGTGCAGCACATCTAAGGCCCAGAGAGGGCAGTGATCTACTTAGGGACAGACAGCCTGATAATAGGGGACAGGTCTGAGCCCTTGTAGGAGCAGGGCACAGATTGCAGATTGGCATTGCAGGCAAGGGTGGACTTACATAGATCTCGTTCATGTTCATGACAGAGGAAGATGGGCGGATGGTGCCCAGGCGGTAGCGAATGCCCTCGTCCAGCGTCATGCCCCAGAAGGCACTGTGGTTCCCAGCCTGCCACCTGAAGGAGAGGGGACGGAGGGACTCAGAGGCCTCCCCCCACGTCCCTGTGAGGGGAGGGGTGCCTCCTGGCCAGAGGGGTGCCGTGTGCCCGCCTCGGTGAGGATCTCGGCGGAGCACAGGTACCTGCGGGGGGCGTGCAGGCTCCTCACCCGTAGTTGCCCTGGTTGATGGCGTTGATCATGTCCAGGTCCACCAGGCACGGCTCCTGGTCACACTCCCACTGCCCCTTCTCCTGGCAGGTGCTGACAAGGACAGGAGGGAAGGAGAGTGAGTGGGGGGCTGGGGACTCTGCGGGGACGTGGCCTCCGGGTCAGTGTGGGCCTGGGATTCGGTACTGGCCACCGTGGGAGGACCCTCAGACCCTCCCACCCGGCCTGGTGGCTTCGGTGCCAACTTTGAGTTCACAGTTCTCAAGTTTGTGGCCACTGCCCAGCTCACGGCCTGATCTCCAGAGTCACGGGCCTCACTGCCACTCCACACCCGGTGGGCACCTGCCAGCAGCCCAGACTAACATTCCACAGCACAAATCCTGACCTTACTTCTCACAGCGCCCAGCTCACCCTTCCCGGGACGAGTCCTTGACGCTCTCCCGCCTGCTGATCCAGCCATGGGCCAATCCTCCGTCTACCTTGAACACACACCCGGATTCCAAACCACCCTGTCCAGCAGCCACCGCTCTCCCCGGGATTACCGCTCGGCCTCATTGTTCCTTAACCTGCCCTGTTACCCCACATCCCCCCAGGATATTTTTAACACAGCCACAGAGCCGTCCTGCTAAACCTAAGTCATGCCGTGCCTCTGCCCAAACCCTCCATTGGCTTCACATCACAGAACGCGAGCCAAAGTCCTCAGGTGACGACAAGGTCTGCACCATTTGTCCCCTTGTCCCTTCTCTGACCCCCTCCCTCCAAGGCTCCAGCGAGGCTGCATGCTCACACAGCCCCTactcctgccccagggcctttgagcTGCCCTTCCTCCCACCTCCCTATGGCCCACTCTCATTTTCCCCAAATCTTCAGTCAAATGTCTCCTTCTCAGGGAAGCCTCTTCTGGCcaccctatcttttttttttttttttttgtctggggGAGGTActagggcttgaactcaggggcactcagccactgtgccacaccccagccctatttcaaattatatttagagacagggtctcactgagttgcttagagcctcgcttttgctgaggctggctttgaactcgcgatcctcctgcctcagcctctccagccgctgggattacaggtgtgcaccattgggcCCAACCTGGTCACCCTATCTTACAATTCAGTATCCTCCATACTTCCTGTCCCTCTTCCCTGCCTTACTGTTTACCTTGGCAGGTCACCAACACCTGACACCCTACAGCTGACATGGTTTGTACCCATTTCCTAAGACCCTTGGGGGCAGGTATTGGTTGGCATCTTCAGAGACTAAGCTCATAGCGGGCAcccaataaatacttgttgagtGACCGAGAGACGGAGGCAGTACAGTGAGGGGGCTAAGAGTGAGCAGATTCTGGGGTTCCAATCCTGGGTTCCAATCCTCACCGCCTCCTTGTgtgaatttaggaaagttatttaAACTCTCTCCCTCAGGGTCCTGTCTGTAAAGCAGGATAATAATAGTCCACTTTCCAGGGATTAAGTAACAGCTCGTAAAGTACATAGCCCAGGGCTGGCCCGCCTAGGTGCTCAGAATTGTTCTGGACTATGATTGTTCTCACAGGAACCCCAGCCCCCCTTCTCCTGGGCTTCAGACTCACATCCAGCTGACCCCCTGACACCTCGGGATGAGCAAAGGCATCCCGGATTTAAAATAACCAAATGGCCTTCCCCCGGCCGCCCCTCCCAGGATCCTCAGCTCAGAACACAGCACCCAGCTGCTCAGATCCAAATGCCGCAGGGTCAGCCGTGTCCCTCGCAGTCCCCATCGGCAGGCTCTGGGGATGGCACTTCAGGAACCCAGGGGACCCTCGCCCCTCCGCTGCTGCCAACCTGCCCCAGGCCCTGCTCACCGCTCACCTGGGCCTGGACAAGGGCTTCCTGGCCAAGTCCCTGCCTCGCTGCCCCCGCCCCTTCCATCTCCTGCCTGCTCTGAAGTCAGAGGCCTGTGAGCAAAGTGAGCCAGACCGTGGGCTCTCCAGGAGGCTTCCTGTGACACTCGGGACACCCAGGACTCCTCGGCCCAGCTGGGAGTCCGTGGAACGTGGCTGACCTCCTAGAGCCACTCCTAGCtcccagtcttcccacaagcacgTTCCCTGCCTGGCCCAGGGCTGCTGGTCCTGTCTCCTACCCACTCCTTGGGGTCAGTAGAAATGTCCCTTCCTCAGAgcgccttcctccttccctctgacCCTACACAAGGATCCCCATCATCCCCTCTTTCCCCCTAACATCTGGAGCagcttgtatttttatatatatttgtgggttttttcATGTCCTTCACCATTAGCCTAGAAGCTCCTGTGGGACAAGGACTGTTGGGTCACTTTCTGGCTGCGCCTAGTGGGCCCAGCATGGTGCCTGTGGCGCAGTAGGTCTGTGGGGACGCGGTGTGGACTGAGGGTGGGATGCTGTGCACTCTGTGATGCTGTTACGAGCTGGTAACTTTGCTGATACAAGATGCTGATCCTTCCAAGCCAGCCCGAGGCACCCGCCTCCAATGTCACCTTATAAGGAGCCTCAAGGGGAGCCAAGCCCCAGTATGGCTGGATCTCCAGGCCAGAGCCGAGTGGGTGGCGCTCAGAGCGCTGGAGGTGTCCCGTGGGGGCAGGGCGGCCCTTGTCCTTCTGTCCCCTCTGCGCAGCGGGCAGCAGCCGCTGGGCCCTCTGGCAGCTCCCCTGAGGTGTGGGCAGCCTGCAGGGCGCCCACTGCCCCTTGTGAGGTGCTGGGAACGTGCCACCTGAGCAGTCCTGAGGGGCCGGCAGGGGTCGGTCAGCGCTCTCCTGTCCTGCCTCCTGCGCCCCAGGGCTGCCCAAGCAGGTCTAGACAGGGCTGATGGCAGCAGGTCCCAACATTCCAGAGGGGACCTGGGACACGGGAGAGTGTTAACCCCTCCGTGTCCACCCCACCAGGACCCGCAGAGTCCTGGGGCCTGCCTCCCGCTTCTGAGCACACCCCAGAGTCCTGCTCCCCCGTGACCCAGGCACCCCTCACCCCGTGAGGCAATGGAAACAGCTTATGTGCAGCGCATTCCAAAAAGTCTCCTTCTCCCTGGGGCCTCCCAGACCCAGGCAGAGGCCGGGCGGAGCCAGTGCCCCGCCTCCCCTCTCCAGGGTGGCCTTCACTTCCCAGGGACCCTTCCCACTTCCCGACAGGGacccctcctcctcctgccagGGGTGGTGGGCAGGGGGAGCGGAGGGCCGCATTCCGGGGAAGGCCCTGTGCAGCTGGCTGGCTGCCCGCCCGGCCATCCCTGACCCGTCCGCCCAGGGCAGCGGATGCTGCAGCCAGAGGTTTCCTTCCTGGCGTCCCGTCC is a window encoding:
- the Tinagl1 gene encoding tubulointerstitial nephritis antigen-like, whose amino-acid sequence is MWRCPSGLLLLLLLAGQGALGARRGRWRRELAPGLHLRGIRDAGGRYCQEQDMCCRGRADDCALPYLGATCYCDLFCNRTVSDCCPDFWDFCLGVPPPFPPIQGCEHRGRVYPVFGTYWDNCNRCTCQEKGQWECDQEPCLVDLDMINAINQGNYGWQAGNHSAFWGMTLDEGIRYRLGTIRPSSSVMNMNEIYTVLNPGEVLPTAFEASEKWPNLIHEPLDQGNCAGSWAFSTAAVASDRVSIHSLGHMTPVLSPQNLLSCDTHHQQGCHGGRLDGAWWFLRRRGVVSDHCYPFSGRERDEAGPAPPCMMHSRAMGRGKRQATARCPNSHVHANDIYQVTPAYRLGSNEQEIMKELMENGPVQALMEVHEDFFLYQGGIYSHTPVSLSRPEQYRRHGTHSVKITGWGEERLPDGRTLKYWTAANSWGPSWGERGHFRIVRGANECDIESFVLGVWGRVGMEDMGHH